The following coding sequences are from one Paenibacillus tundrae window:
- a CDS encoding type II toxin-antitoxin system RelE/ParE family toxin has product MNPKSKINYSPAAVDDLDEIFSYISHENASAADNMLQKLDNSIANLAEFPNLGSVLQEDEYNLISRGYRFITVEPYLVFYRILGGVVVIHRILHGRRDYLRELFGSFQ; this is encoded by the coding sequence ATGAATCCAAAAAGTAAAATCAATTATTCTCCAGCTGCTGTAGATGACTTGGACGAAATTTTTTCATATATATCACATGAGAATGCTTCTGCCGCGGACAACATGCTACAGAAGCTTGATAATTCCATAGCTAATCTTGCTGAATTTCCTAATTTGGGATCGGTACTGCAAGAAGATGAATATAACCTGATATCCAGAGGGTATCGTTTTATAACTGTTGAGCCCTATCTAGTTTTTTATCGGATTCTTGGTGGAGTAGTTGTTATACACCGGATTTTGCATGGACGGAGAGACTACCTGCGCGAATTGTTCGGATCTTTTCAATAG
- a CDS encoding type II toxin-antitoxin system Phd/YefM family antitoxin: MHIKPSTTIRQDYNGFSKFCHELDEPVVLTRNGEADLVVMSHEAYRRMEARYKLQSKLLVAEKQVAEGEELLDHDQVMARMRRKINESKK; this comes from the coding sequence ATGCACATAAAGCCCTCCACAACAATTCGCCAAGATTATAATGGCTTCTCGAAATTTTGCCATGAACTTGATGAACCGGTTGTCCTTACCCGTAACGGCGAAGCAGACCTGGTCGTAATGAGTCACGAAGCTTACCGGAGAATGGAGGCTAGATACAAGCTCCAATCGAAATTGTTGGTTGCGGAAAAACAGGTTGCTGAAGGTGAAGAACTGCTTGATCATGACCAAGTCATGGCTAGAATGCGGAGAAAAATAAATGAATCCAAAAAGTAA